A window of the Vicia villosa cultivar HV-30 ecotype Madison, WI unplaced genomic scaffold, Vvil1.0 ctg.000685F_1_1, whole genome shotgun sequence genome harbors these coding sequences:
- the LOC131630496 gene encoding uncharacterized protein LOC131630496, whose amino-acid sequence MNLVSLNIRGSGNRAKRQEIRKLLEQEKIDLCLIQETKQSHISEEYVHSIWGRSFHGTGYVGIQITWQNLLLYIVCIYSSCFLEEKRHLWAEILRRKSSFSEGLWCLGGDFNAVKKTNEMKGRTGSGNLSEMAEFGAFIEEMELIDLPATGRKFTWFNAAGSSMSRLDRFLLSEGLIGAWDLKVQKVGDRSFSDHCPVFLKANNRNWGPIPFKFFNPWLKHEELIPFVDSVWNSLNIS is encoded by the exons ATGAATTTAGTTTCATTAAACATCAGAGGGAGTGGGAACAGGGCAAAGAGGCAGGAGATTAGAAAACTTCTCGAACAGGAAAAAATTGACCTATGTCTCATTCAGGAAACCAAACAGTCTCATATTTCTGAAGAGTATGTTCATTCAATATGGGGTAGGAG CTTTCATGGTACGGGTTATGTAGGAATTCAGATAACATGGCAAAATCTGCTGTTATATATTGTGTGTATCTATTCATCTTGTTTCTTAGAAGAAAAGAGGCATCTTTGGGCGGAGATTTTACGGCGGAAGTCGAGTTTTTCGGAGGGATTATGGTGTTTGGGAGGCGATTTTAATGCAGTAAAAAAGACAAATGAGATGAAGGGAAGAACAGGCAGTGGTAATCTCTCAGAAATGGCAGAATTTGGAGCTTTTATTGAAGAAATGGAGCTGATTGACCTTCCTGCAACAGGGAGAAAATTCACTTGGTTTAATGCAGCAGGCTCCTCAATGAGCAGACTTGACCGTTTTTTACTATCTGAAGGATTAATAGGTGCTTGGGACCTGAAGGTACAGAAGGTGGGGGATAGATCTTTCTCTGATCATTGTCCAGTGTTTCTCAAAGCAAATAACAGGAACTGGGGGCCAATACCTTTCAAGTTCTTTAATCCTTGGCTAAAGCATGAAGAACTTATCCCTTTTGTCGATTCGGTTTGGAATTCTCTGAACATTAGTTGA